A single window of Mesoplodon densirostris isolate mMesDen1 chromosome 13, mMesDen1 primary haplotype, whole genome shotgun sequence DNA harbors:
- the MAL2 gene encoding protein MAL2, whose protein sequence is MSAGGAPVPPPPNPAVSFPAPRVTLPAGPAILRTYSGAFVCLEIVFGGLVWILVASSNVPLPLLQGWVMFVSVTAFVCSLLFLGVFLSGVVTQINANWNFLDLAYHFTVFVFYFGAFLLEAAATSLHDLHCNRTVALQPLLNDHQYNINVAATIFAFVTTACYGCSLGLALRRWRP, encoded by the exons ATGTCGGCCGGCGGAGCGCCCGTCCCGCCGCCCCCGAACCCCGCCGTGTCCTTCCCGGCGCCACGGGTCACCCTGCCCGCCGGCCCCGCCATCCTGCGGACCTACTCGGGCGCCTTCGTCTGCCTGGAGATT GTGTTTGGGGGACTCGTGTGGATCCTGGTCGCCTCCTCCAATGTTCCTCTACCTCTGCTGCAAGGATGGGTCATGTTCGTGTCTGTGACGGCTTTCGtctgttccctcctcttcctgggcGTGTTCCTCTCTGGCGTGGTGACTCAGATTAATGCCAACTGGAACTTCCTG GATCTCGCTTACCATTTTACAGTGTTCGTCTTCTACTTTGGAGCCTTTTTGCTGGAAGCAGCTGCCACATCGCTGCACGATCTACATTGCAATCGAACCGTGGCTTTGCAGCCACTCTTGAATGATCACCAGTATAACATCAACGTGGCAGCCACA atttttgcCTTTGTGACGACAGCTTGTTACGGTTGCAGTTTGGGTCTGGCTTTACGACGATGGCGACCGTAA